ACAAAGACGGCAACGGCTACATCGCGAAGGTGGCCCCGGATGGGTCGTCGATCGATAGTACCTGGGTTGTCGGGCTCGATGGGCCCAAGGGCGTCGATATCGGCAACGGCAAGTTGTACGTGGCGGACATCGACCAGTTGGTCGAGATCGATATCGCCACGGCCGAAATCACGGCCCGTTATCCCGCGGCCGGCGCGATCTTTCTGAACGACGTGACGGTCGCGCCGGATGGGGCCGTCTATGTTTCAGACATGAACACGGCAACGGTCTGGCAACTGAAAGATGGTGCGTTCGAGAAATGGCTCGAAGGGGATGTGATCCGCTCGCCGAACGGCTTATTTGCAGAGGCCGATAGACTGCTCATTGCCGCCAACGGCACCGCTGTCGAGAACCCGGGCAACGCCCGGTATCTGATGGCGATTGCGTATGCGGATAAGTCGGTGACTCCGTTGCGTGATGAGCAGGGCATTGGAAGCCTGGACGCCATCGAACCGGATGGTAAGGGCGGTTATATCCTTTCGGATTGGGGCGCCGGCAAGGTGATGCACTACACGGTGGCCGCCGGTGCTACGGAGATTTTGGCCGAGTCTCAGGGCACCGCGGATCTGGACTACGTGCCGGCCCAGCGCATGTTGTATCTCCCGATCATGATGTCGGATCGGCTCGTCGCCTATAGCACGCCCTGAATAAAACGCTGACTTAATTTGATCGCGCCACTGGTCATACGCTCGCTTTGAGGGATATTTCCATGGCATTGTGGCCTACGATACCGGGGCCCGGGCGGTTCGCCGTTCGGGCCCCGGTGCATTTTATCCAGGCACTACTCCTTCAGTACCAGTCGGCTTCTCCTGTAGTACCTGCTAAATTAAGACGCCCGTACCAGACGGCGTCTGGTGAGTCACCTTAGTTTTACTCGCAATGAAACGAGTGGCGCCTTTTCTGGATAGGCGCACTCTGCGAGACACATCTCGATTCGGGGACGGAGGACATTGGAGGGGTAGAGCCTCCGTCCCCTCACTTCTTCTTCTGTTACGTAAGCCGACCCTTAAGCGTTGGCCCGGTCTACCGATACCATCTTTGCCACATCAAAAGAATGGACGGAGGCCGTTACTGTGGGGTACGACCTCCGTCCTGCACCTCTGGCGGCCGATTGGCCGGTTAGAATAGCGAAGAACGGAAAAAACAGATCCAAGACGAGCGATAGGCCGCAGGATGCGGAGTGGGATGGACGTTATCCATGGGACGAGGCCTGCGCCTCAAGCTATTGAGAGACGTATCGGCGGTGGCGCGTTGCGGGTTAACAGACGACGTCTCCCGGAGGTAAGCGCGGACATGATTGCGTGCCGCGACCTATGCAAAAGAGGCGTTTTGGGGGCGAATCTCGGAATGAGACGGGTGATGCCGGCGAAAGGGGACGAGGTTGTATGATCTGCTAGAGCCAAAAACACGCTGTTTTAGAGGGAAACCCATCCCGGGGAGGCTTAGATATGTACGAACTGTGAGGGATTCGTGTTGATTGTGTTTTGGCACCGTAGGTGTAGTAAGAAGGAACGATAGCTGATTGTCATTCGGCGGAAGTCGTGTTCTTAACCCGGTGAAAAGCGAGCGAGGCGGTGCGGCTCAGGTTGCTGTAAACCCTTTACGCCTGTAGCATGAACCCGAATGCGCCAAAGGTGCACGGGCGTCGGGCCAGAGGTTGAAGTGGGAGCCTGCCTCGGAAATGTAGATTAGGGACGTGATTCAGATGTGACGCCGATCGCATGATTCTTTGAGATCTTGATGTGTATGCGAGTTTGCTGCTTAACCGGGGGGCAAGCAGCAAAGGTAGAAGATCCGGCCGGGCTTGCCCGGCCGGCTTCAACCAGAGCCTGCCCCAGGTACGACGACGATGGCCTGCTCATGGAGCGTCATCACATACGTCGAGAGAGCACACAAGAAATTGCTGCTTAAGTCGGGGGGCAAGCAGCAATGGTAGAGGACCGGCCGGGTTCGCCCGGCCGGGCTTCAACCACGCGATACATACGATATATAAAAGCGGGAAGCCGTTCCCGGCGTCCCGCTATCCCGGGTTTGCTGCTTAAATCGGGGGGCAAGCAGCATGGTAGAGGGCTGGCCGAAGCCCTTACGGGTTTCGGCCGGCCTGAACCACTCCCAGGCGCCTGATGATACCCCATTGAAGTACCAGGCGTTACCGTGTAGCCGGGTTGGGACACGATGTCGTGCGTCCCGATAGTAGAGTTTACTAGCATATGCTGCTTTAACCGGGGGGCAAGCAGCAAGGTAAAGAGCCGATTCTGTGTAAACAGGGTCGGCTTTCCCTGTATTACGGGCTGTCTGAAGATTCCGGTGGCTCGAGCCCATCCTTCGAGGCATACTTGCGCACACGACGGATGAGGTTTTCTTCCTGGTCGCGCTCGCGGTGGGCCTGCATACGCTCGACCAGTTGCCGTTCGTAGCCGATCGGTTCGGGATTATAGAAAAACGTCCCCTGCATCGCATCCGGCAGATACTGCTGGGGGACGTAATGATCGCGGAAGGCGTGCGGATACTGGTACCCTTCGCCATGCCCGAACCCCTTTTTGTCCCGGTTGGCGTCCTTGATAGGATTGGGGACGTCGTGCGACTGTTCCTGTTCGACGAATTGGAGGGCGTCGAAGAACGAGAGGGTGGTATTGCTTTTGGGGGCAGTGGCCAGGTAGAGGCAGCACTGGGCAAGATGGAAGCGGCCTTCGGGCATGCCGACATAGTCGAAGGCCTGCGACGCGGCGACGGCAACCTGGAGGGCGCGCGGATCGGCCAGACCGATATCTTCGGAGGCGAAGATGAGCATGCGGCGGAAGATGAAGCGGGGGTCCTCGCCGGCGTACACCATACGGGCCATCCAGTACAGGGCGGCGTCCGGATCCGAGCCGCGGAGGCTCTTGATGAACGCGCTGATCGCATCGAAATGGGCATCCCCCTCCTTGTCGTACAATACCGCGCGTTTCTGGATGCTCTGTTCCGCCACCGATACATCGATGCGTATGACGCCCTGTTCGTCGGCGTGCGTGGTTTCGACCCCCAGTTCCAGCGCGTTGAGCAGCGAGCGAGCGTCCCCATTGGCTGTGCTGACGAGGTGCTCCAGTGCGTCGTCTTCGAGGACGACGTTGCGCGTGCCGTAGCCACGTTCCCGGTCCTGGATCGCCATCTGGGCGACACGCCTCAGGTCGTCCGGTAGCAGGGTGCGGAGCTCGAAGATGCGGGAGCGGCTTACGAGCGCCTTGTTGACTTCGAAGTAAGGATTCTCGGTGGTCGCGCCGACGAAGATAACCGTGCCGTTTTCGACGTGGGGGAGAAGGGCATCTTGCTGGGCCTTATTGAAACGATGCACCTCGTCGACAAACAGGATGGTGCGTTTTTGCTGGAGGCGGAGGCGCTCTTGCGCATCGTGGATGGCCTCGCGAATGTCCTTCACGCCGGCGAGCACGGCATTCAGCGCCGTAAAATGCGCCGACGTCGTATTGGCGATGATCCGGGCAAGGGTCGTCTTGCCGGTGCCCGGAGGGCCGTAAAAGATAAGGGACGAAAGCTGATCCGCCTCGATGGCCCGGCGAAGCAGTTTACCTTCGCCCAGCACATGCCCCTGCCCGATGAAGGTGTGGAGGCTGCGGGGGCGCATCCGGTCGGCCAGCGGCGCATTACGCGCCCGGTAGCGCTCGGCGGCATCGTTGAAGAGATCGGACATGGCGGGTGGAATTGCAACGTAAAAAGTGAAAAGTGAATCGAACGCGCATGTACCAGAGGCGGAAACGCACGACGTTCAACATTAAACGCGGGAACGTTACTACGTTGTCAAACGCGTCTCGGATGCCGTCCTCGAGGAGCCGGGCCCCTCCCAGTGAGGGGTGCCGAATGTACTGGCAGGACATGCCGGGGTGCCTGAGGACGTGCTCCGTCATCACGTGCGAGAGCTGATCCGACAGGGGGCGATTCGAAGGGGAAAAGCTGAGCATGGTGAGGGGTGAGATAAGGCTGTTGCATAATACTATACGCCGTACCATGGACGCCAAAAAGTAGGTCGAAGCACGCGGGATTTTCTTTTACACGTACGTACATTACCGCCCCCACCCCCCGGGGGACCCCTACCCGCACCTGCACCCCAGTTGTACTATGCATCGTCAACATCTCAAGTGGTATAGCCCTGTACTCGGGCGAGAAATGGACCTCCTGGTGCTTGGGCACGGCGGCACACCGGTGCTCGTGTTTCCTTCCAGCCTCGGGCGCTTTTTTGAGTGGGAAGACTTTGGGATGGCCGGCGCACTGGTGCGACAACTTGACGAGGGGCATAACCGCCTGATCTGTGTCGACTCGGTCGATGCCGAGAGCCTCTACAACCGGGGCGTCGATCCCTATACGCGGATTAAACGGCACCAGCAATACGAGCAGTATATCCTCCAGGAAGTCGTTCCCTACATCCAGCACATCAGTGGCCACGGCTTCATCATCGCCGCCGGTGCCAGCTTCGGGGCCTATCACGCGGCCAATATCGTTTTTAAACAGCCCTGGGCGTTTGGCAAGCTGATCGCCTTGAGCGGCGTGTTTGACATAAAATCTCAGCTCGACGGGTTTTACAACGACGACGTGTATTTCAGCAATCCCGTCGACTATCTCTATCACCTATCCGACCCCCACACCATCGACGCGATCCGCCGGAATCACATTGTGCTGAGTACCGCCGAGCACGATCCCTGCCGGCCGGCGAACGAACACCTGAGCGGCATTTTACAGGCCAAAGGCATCCGACATACCCTGGATTCGCGCCCGGGCGTGTTCGGACACGATTGGCCCTGGTGGCGCGACCTGATCCGCCAGCATATCGTTTGACCCTCCCTCCCTATTTCGCACACCCACGACCTCCCATGGCAAGCAAGAAAGAAGCAAAGATCGGCATCCTGCGAGGGATGGAGACCACGTTTCCGGACGGTCTCGTTCACCATATCAATGAGACCTATGGCGCAAAAGGCGTCACGGCCGAGTTTGTGTCCTTCGATTCCGTGCGCATGGACGGCGACCCCGAATACGCCGTCCTCCTCGATCGCATCTCCCACGAAGTGCCGTTTTACCGGTCGTATCTCAAGTGGGCGTCGCTCAAGGGGACGTATGTCGTGAATAATCCGTTCTGGTGGAGCGCGGACGACAAGTTTATCGACAACGTGATCGCCGAGGCCGCCGGCGTGGCGGTACCCAGAACGGTGATCCTGCCCCACAAGGACCACATGCCGAACACGAAGGCGGAGTCGTACCGGAACCTCAGGTATCCGATCGATTGGCCGGCCATCTTCGCCTACATCGGATTTCCGGCCTTCCTCAAGCCGCACGACGGCGGCGGCTGGCGCGGCGTCACGAAAGTGACCAACCCCGAGGCGCTGTTCGCGGCGTACGACGCCTCCGGCACTTCGTGTATGATGTTGCAGGAATCGATCGAGTTTGAAGACTACTTCCGGTGTTATGGTGTCGGGCGGAAGCACGTACGGGTAATGCGTTATAATCCGGCCGCTGACAACGCCGGCACGCGGTATACCGAGATCGACGAGACCCCTATTGCGCCGGCTATGAAAAAGAAGCTGGAGCGGGATGTGCTGGCGCTGTGTCAGGCGTTGGGGTACGACCTCAACACCGTCGAGTTCGCCGTGCGCGGCGGCATTCCGTATGCGATCGACTTCATGAATCCGGCGCCGGACGCCGACTATCATACGGTCGGCCTCGAGAGCTACGAGTGGGTGATCAAGACGGTGGGCAAATTCCTCGTTGACAAAGCCAGGCAGACGAAACGTGAGCCGGCGTTTACGGCCAACGGGCTGCTGGAACCCGGGAGAGCGGAGTGATCAATGTCCAACGCATTACAACGCGCCATCAGCGACTACCACCACCTCATCGAGGTGGATCTGCAGCGGTCTGAAGCACAGCTCGACCAGCTCGTCGCATTACAGCACGAACGTAAGGTGCTCTTTGGCGATCGGCACATGGCGAACAGCCTGCGGCCGACGCTGATGACAGAGGCTACGTATACAGCCGTCCAGGACACCGTCTATCTGATCCGCCAGGCCATCCTACAGATCGCGGCCCGGTGCTTTGACAACGAGCACGTGCTGCGGCACGACCTGGGGATGGAGGACTGGGAGATCGAGCTCGCGTCGATCCCCACGAACGTCATCCGCCTGTCGGCGTTTGCTCGGATGGACTCATTCCTGACGAAGACCTCGTTCAAGTTCGTCGAGCTCAACGCCGAGAATCCGGCCGGCATCGCGTACCTGCACGAGCTCGGGCGGATCTACCGGTCGCTGCCGATTTTCCAGGCTTTCGAAAAGCAGCACCCGATTCGGTTTGTTTCGCCGCTGGAGCATACCGTGGCGGCGCTCGTTCAGATCTACCACGAGCAGTTCGATGGCCGCGAGGAGCGGCCGGCCATCGCTATCGTCGACCATCTGGACGTGCCCACGATCCACGAATTCAACCTGCTCAAGGACTACCTGGAGCGGATGGGGTACCCGTGCGAAGTGGCGGATCCGCGATCGCTTGAGTGCCGCGAGGGGTGGATTTACGCCAACGGCCGCAAGATCGATATTCTGTACCGCCGGCTGTTGATGAACGAGTATTACGAGATACGAGACGAGTGCAAGCCGTATCTGGAGGGTTACATCGCCCAGAAAACGTGTTATCTCAACTCGTTTCGGAGCAAGCTCGTGCACAAAAAGGCCATTTTTAGCCTGCTGACAGACGAACGTTACACCCGGCACCTGTCGCCCGAGCAACAGCAATCCATTCAAAATCACATCCCCTGGACGCGTATGCTGCGCGCCGAACGCACCACGTTTCGGGGATTGGAGATCGACCTCTTAGCGTTTGTCCGAAACAACCGAAACTACTTTGTGATCAAGCCAAACGACGAGTACGGCGGCAAGGGGGTTACCCTCGGATTCGCAGCCTCCCAGGCCGAGTGGGACGACGCCATCGAACGGAGCGCGCGGCATCTATTTGTGGTCCAGGAAGTTGTAGACATCCACCGCGAGCCGTTTTTGCAGAAGACGGCCGGCGGCTGGGAATACGTTCCCACGATCATCGACCTGGATCCGTATCTCAACGGCCCGTTGATGGGCGGTTGCCTTACGCGGACCTCGGCCTCGAACCTGGCCAATGTGACGGCTGGCGGCGGCTCGTTGCCCGTGTTCATCTTACGCCATACGCATGACGATAGCTCGCACCGACGTCCCGATTAACGTCGCGATCCTCGATCTGTACAATGGGGAGCCCAACCTGGGCATGCACGCCATCGAGCGGTTTCTGCTGAACGGCCGTGCCCATTATTCGGGGCGGTCGTTTACGTGGAAGGTGTTCGATGTCCGCCGGTTGGCGGAGGCGCCCGATCTATCGTTCGACGTATACATCTCGTCCGGTGGGCCGGGGAGTCCGTTCGAAGGGGTGGGGTCCGCCTGGGAGCGAGCGTATTTTAACTGGGTAGACGCCGTGTGGCGGCACAACGATGTGCACCGGGCGGGTGGCGACACGAAACACGCGCTGTTCATCTGTCACTCGTTTCAGCTCATGTGCCGGCATTTCGGCGTGGCAGAAGTCCGCGAGCGGCACTCGCAATCCTTCGGCGTCTTTCCCGTGCACCCGACACACGCCGGCCTCCACGACCCGCTGTTCCAGGGCCTCAGCGATCCGTTTTATGCGGCGGACTTCCGCCGCTGGCAGGTGATCCATCGGCACGAGCGTCGGATCGATGAACTCGGCGCTCAGATCCTGGCGCGTGAGAAAATCCGTCCACACGTCGCGTTTGAGCAGGCCATCATGGCGATGCGCATCTCGCCGGAGATGGTGGGCGTTCAGTTTCACCCCGAGGCGCACCCGCCCGGTATGTTGCGGCATTTCTACGACCCGGAGCGGCGAGCGGCGTTGATCGAAGCACACGGCGACGCCAAATTCCGCTTGATCGTCCAGCGCCTGAAGGACCGTCAGTATTTGGCCCGGACGCACAGCCGGGTCGTTCCAAACTTCTTGCATCAGGCGATCGGCGAACCCTGGACGAGCCGACCACTCGCGCCCACGCCGGCGGCCTGAACCTCTGTCCTTTCCTTCCTCATGCCTTCATCTCGAGACATCCTGGCGCGTCATGCCGCCACGTTGCAGGGGCACCTGAAACAGCGCTGGATGCAGTCGCACTCGCTCGGCATCCGTAAGTCGTTTTATGTCTACGAGCCTCCAGGCATCGAGCACCTGACCGCGTTGCCGGTAGTGTATCTGTTCCGGGGGCACGAACGGGAGTGGGTGAACTTCGCCGAGGACACCTCGCGCCAGCACAGTACCGCCATCGAGGACATCGACCACTGGATCTCTGCCGGCCAGCTGCCGCCGATGCTTGTCGTGATGCCGGGGCTGACCAGTTCGAACAATCACGTGCCCTCTCTGGGGATCGACATGCCCGTTCCGCCGACAGGTGGGCTGGATGGCCTCGGCACCGGTCGTTTCTGGGCATTCCTCAACGAAGATCTCTTCGGGCGGGTAGCCTGCGATTATCCGCAGACCAGTGGGGGGCAGCGTCTGGCAGCCGGCTTCTCGCTCGGCGGATACACGGTAAGCCTTCTGGCCATCCATCGCCCGGGGTATTTTAATCACGCGGCGATGTACGACGGCCTGTTTATGTGGCCTGGGCACTGCGACCCGCGGGAGGAGGGGAAAGGGGAGACCGATCCCATCTGGCGGCACTCCGCCCTCTTCGACACCGCCCTCGGCAACCCCAGGAATGCGGAGGCCTTGCGGATATGGAATCCCACCGATACCCTCAAACGGGCCGACGCGCAGCGGCTTCGCGAGCTGAAGCGGACGGTCTTCTGGATCGCCAGCGCGGATGCGGATGGGCAATTCGGTAACCGGGACCGGTCCCGCTACTTTGGCCGGCTCGTCCGCAGCAAGGGGCTGCGCCTCGGGTTCGATTCCGCTGTGTTCCACCCGGACGCCGCGCACAACTGGCACTGGACGGATCGCTTCCTGATTCGTTTCTTGCGGGAGGCGCTGGCGAACGAGGTGTCCGTCCCGCTCTAACGACCTGCCACATCGCATTTACCTCCATCCCCATGGCCATTTTACGCCATTTCGCGATCGTACTGGCCCTTGTGGGTTTCGGGGGTTCGGCGTGCCGGCCGCCGGCACCTCCACCCGCGGTGTATCTGCTGACGGGCAACCTCCATGCGCGATGCCTGTCGGTGTTGCGGGAGGGATTGCTGGATGGCGCGCCTGAAACGGCGATACACGCCGCCGAGGCGCTCACCGGCGCCCGGTATGGCTTCGAAGTGCGGCCCGTGATGCTGGATCTCCTGGCCGTCGTTCAGGACGGCCGTGTGCGTGCCAGCCTGGTCGGCGAACTGGTGCGCAGCGGCGATGAAGCAAGCATCGTGGCGCTTCAGGATGGGTTGCTGGAGCCCGACATGGATGTCCGCGTTGCATCCGCGCGAACCCTGTTCTCCATCGCCCGCGCCGGCGACCCGGCGCTGCTTCACCGCGCGATGCAGGAGGGAGAGGACGAACGGCTTCGGCTCTACGCCGCCGCGGCCCTACAGCGTGCCGGCCGGGGAGAAACGATCGGGTTCATCCGGCAACGCCTTGAATCGGACGATCCCATCGTCCGTAGTACGGCCGCCGACGTGTTGCTCGTGCTGGGTGACAACTCGGATATCCCCGCCCTGCAGGCCAGCTTGGGACGCGCCGTGTTTGAAACCGACCGCACCTACGCCGAGCGTACGCTGGCCGTGCTTGGGGATGAGGCCGCGCGCCGCGCGCTCCACCAGCAGCTGGGTCACCCGGATTCTGTCACCCGCGCCCATGCGGCACGTGCGGCCGCCGAGGCCTGGCTGGTCGATGGCGCCAGCCGGCTATACGCCCTGCTCGACGACCCGGTGATGGATGTCCGCGTTCGCGCCGCCCACGCGTTGCTCGTGTTGTCCGATGCCGAGGCCCCCGCGTACGCACGACGCGTTGGGCTATCCAATAAATGATGATTGACCCAGGCGCTCCATTGAACCTGCACTCTTGCTCCTGAAACCCGATCTGTCCCGGTATACCCTTTGATCTTTTCCCGTTCGTCGCCACCCCACACGTAAAAACGACTCGTAAACGGGCAGGATGGGTGAAAAGATGAACAGGACGTCCTTTATTCTGAACACAACAGGCATTCTTACGGCGCGGCGCTCGGTCCCATGGATGGCATGGCTGGTTGTGCCGGCGCTTTTTCTGATGGGCTGCGGCGGTGGGCATCGGCTGGCCCGATACGATTTCTCCGGGCATACCCTGGCGCTTGATGCGCCGCTGGCGCCCGTTCCGCGGATCATCACCGATATCGAAGGGGACATCGTCGAGGGCGTGGCGACACGCCGGATCGGCGCCATCTTCCGGGCGGCCACCTCGATTGCCAAAGAGGCCAAGGCGGAGAAGGCGCGCCGCCGGCTGGACCGCGCCGCGGATTCCGTGGATGTGGCCATGCTGGTGGCCGAGGGCGTGTTGCCCCGCGCGGCGCGGTACATGGATGCGATCCCATCGGAAGATCTGGGCGGGGCGGACTATGTGATGATCCTCCGGATCCACCACCACGGTATCTTCGCCGGCCGGACGTACGACGGCAGCATGGAATATTTCCTCGAGGCGCGCGTCGAGCTGGTCGACAATCACTCGGGCCGGCAGGTCTGGAAACGGGATATCCGCGTCAAAGAGCCTATCAACGACGGCGGCTTTTATCTTTTTGACAATGTACGGTCGGCGAAGGCGCTCGAAGAGATGAGCGAAGCGGAAATGATCGAGGCCCTCGAACGACTCAGCCGCTACACGGCCGACGCGATATCTCGCACGCTGGCCCGGGATCTGGATAGGTAAGATCGCCAGGCGCGAGCCGACGAAAGCC
The DNA window shown above is from Rhodothermales bacterium and carries:
- a CDS encoding alpha/beta hydrolase-fold protein, which gives rise to MPSSRDILARHAATLQGHLKQRWMQSHSLGIRKSFYVYEPPGIEHLTALPVVYLFRGHEREWVNFAEDTSRQHSTAIEDIDHWISAGQLPPMLVVMPGLTSSNNHVPSLGIDMPVPPTGGLDGLGTGRFWAFLNEDLFGRVACDYPQTSGGQRLAAGFSLGGYTVSLLAIHRPGYFNHAAMYDGLFMWPGHCDPREEGKGETDPIWRHSALFDTALGNPRNAEALRIWNPTDTLKRADAQRLRELKRTVFWIASADADGQFGNRDRSRYFGRLVRSKGLRLGFDSAVFHPDAAHNWHWTDRFLIRFLREALANEVSVPL
- a CDS encoding AAA family ATPase; the encoded protein is MSDLFNDAAERYRARNAPLADRMRPRSLHTFIGQGHVLGEGKLLRRAIEADQLSSLIFYGPPGTGKTTLARIIANTTSAHFTALNAVLAGVKDIREAIHDAQERLRLQQKRTILFVDEVHRFNKAQQDALLPHVENGTVIFVGATTENPYFEVNKALVSRSRIFELRTLLPDDLRRVAQMAIQDRERGYGTRNVVLEDDALEHLVSTANGDARSLLNALELGVETTHADEQGVIRIDVSVAEQSIQKRAVLYDKEGDAHFDAISAFIKSLRGSDPDAALYWMARMVYAGEDPRFIFRRMLIFASEDIGLADPRALQVAVAASQAFDYVGMPEGRFHLAQCCLYLATAPKSNTTLSFFDALQFVEQEQSHDVPNPIKDANRDKKGFGHGEGYQYPHAFRDHYVPQQYLPDAMQGTFFYNPEPIGYERQLVERMQAHRERDQEENLIRRVRKYASKDGLEPPESSDSP
- a CDS encoding HEAT repeat domain-containing protein; this encodes MAILRHFAIVLALVGFGGSACRPPAPPPAVYLLTGNLHARCLSVLREGLLDGAPETAIHAAEALTGARYGFEVRPVMLDLLAVVQDGRVRASLVGELVRSGDEASIVALQDGLLEPDMDVRVASARTLFSIARAGDPALLHRAMQEGEDERLRLYAAAALQRAGRGETIGFIRQRLESDDPIVRSTAADVLLVLGDNSDIPALQASLGRAVFETDRTYAERTLAVLGDEAARRALHQQLGHPDSVTRAHAARAAAEAWLVDGASRLYALLDDPVMDVRVRAAHALLVLSDAEAPAYARRVGLSNK
- a CDS encoding alpha/beta hydrolase-fold protein; protein product: MHRQHLKWYSPVLGREMDLLVLGHGGTPVLVFPSSLGRFFEWEDFGMAGALVRQLDEGHNRLICVDSVDAESLYNRGVDPYTRIKRHQQYEQYILQEVVPYIQHISGHGFIIAAGASFGAYHAANIVFKQPWAFGKLIALSGVFDIKSQLDGFYNDDVYFSNPVDYLYHLSDPHTIDAIRRNHIVLSTAEHDPCRPANEHLSGILQAKGIRHTLDSRPGVFGHDWPWWRDLIRQHIV